One Halobaculum sp. CBA1158 DNA segment encodes these proteins:
- a CDS encoding type II secretion system F family protein — protein sequence MVLSYLPLVAALALLAPPVAAPWNRRANLVVTRVAVLVFGTYVAESNPRKHDQQERIRATHMGVTHRMYTSKTLLYATISGVSGSVIGVYAAAATLALLRIGGETIRAMVPPQLGFLAGLTQIGALGVGELFPLLLISSATVGAGSAVAVYLFRWKILDQRAQARAGQVEATLPRTVAFVYALSRSGMSFPVVLNTVTRNEDVYGEAAREIGVAVRDMNTFGTDVLTALERMSSRTPSENMSEFGENLASVLGSGRSLTEFLRGQYDRYQEEAESQQEQYLELLSTFAEAYVTVLVAGPLFFITILVVIGLVLQDTVPILRVVVYAGIPLASVGFVVYIDSITRSEGESGGLDRNVRDPRVVGAANARIGTSATTEGARTDGGVADAGDLGSTVGSPGGNDRWTASRERLAVYDRLERLIDVAGRPLEMMLVRPSLTATLTVPFGLWWVWARTGSIPLSPLPLARLFDSPVIEATLFALLAYGIAYEIDKRRTRAIERAVPDFLDRMASINEAGMTVVESIERLTRSDLDRLTPEVQRAWRDIQWGADASTALERLRDRTGSPMVSRSVALITNAIAASGEVAPVLEIAADEARATRLLRKERRQVMITYLMVIYISFAVFIGIIAALTVAFIPAIEGAQLSGATGGISSPVGGSVSTGGIGDLGGVNIDQYIVLFYHAAAIQGVCSGLIAGQLGEGSVSDGVKHAAVMLLAAYITFVFIG from the coding sequence ATGGTGCTCTCGTACCTCCCGTTGGTGGCGGCGCTGGCGCTGCTTGCCCCGCCGGTGGCGGCCCCGTGGAACCGACGGGCGAACCTCGTCGTGACCCGGGTCGCCGTCCTGGTGTTCGGGACGTACGTCGCCGAGTCCAATCCGCGCAAGCACGACCAGCAGGAGCGGATCCGCGCGACGCACATGGGCGTCACCCATCGGATGTACACCTCGAAGACGCTGCTGTACGCTACGATCTCGGGGGTCTCCGGGAGCGTGATCGGGGTGTACGCCGCGGCGGCGACGCTCGCGCTGCTCCGGATCGGCGGGGAGACGATCCGGGCGATGGTGCCGCCGCAGTTGGGATTCCTCGCGGGGTTGACGCAGATCGGTGCCCTCGGCGTCGGAGAGCTGTTCCCGTTGCTGTTGATCTCCTCGGCGACCGTCGGGGCCGGATCGGCCGTCGCCGTCTACCTGTTCCGGTGGAAGATCCTCGACCAGCGGGCGCAGGCGCGCGCCGGTCAGGTGGAGGCGACGCTCCCGCGGACGGTCGCGTTCGTGTACGCGCTGTCGCGCTCGGGCATGTCGTTCCCCGTCGTGTTGAACACGGTGACGCGGAACGAGGACGTGTACGGCGAGGCGGCCCGCGAGATCGGCGTCGCCGTGCGCGACATGAACACCTTCGGGACGGACGTGCTCACGGCCTTAGAGCGGATGTCGTCGCGTACTCCCTCCGAGAACATGTCCGAATTCGGTGAGAACCTCGCGTCTGTGCTCGGTAGCGGTCGGAGCCTCACGGAGTTCCTGCGCGGCCAGTACGACCGATACCAGGAGGAGGCGGAGTCACAGCAGGAGCAGTACCTCGAACTCCTCTCGACGTTCGCGGAGGCGTACGTGACCGTGTTGGTCGCGGGGCCGTTGTTCTTCATCACGATCCTCGTCGTCATCGGGCTGGTGCTTCAGGACACGGTTCCGATTCTCCGAGTCGTCGTCTACGCCGGGATCCCGCTCGCGAGCGTCGGCTTCGTGGTCTACATCGACTCGATCACCCGCTCGGAGGGCGAATCCGGCGGACTCGACCGGAACGTGCGCGACCCGCGGGTCGTCGGCGCGGCGAACGCCAGGATCGGGACGAGCGCGACGACGGAGGGAGCGCGCACGGACGGCGGCGTCGCCGATGCGGGCGACCTCGGGTCGACCGTCGGATCGCCGGGCGGGAACGACCGATGGACCGCCAGCAGGGAGCGACTCGCCGTCTACGATCGGCTGGAGCGACTCATCGACGTCGCGGGGCGACCGCTGGAGATGATGCTGGTCCGGCCGTCGCTGACGGCGACCCTGACCGTTCCGTTCGGGCTGTGGTGGGTGTGGGCGCGGACGGGGTCGATCCCGCTGTCGCCGCTCCCGCTGGCGCGACTGTTCGACTCGCCGGTGATCGAGGCGACGCTGTTCGCGCTTCTGGCCTACGGGATCGCCTACGAGATAGACAAGCGTCGGACGCGGGCGATCGAACGCGCGGTTCCGGACTTTCTCGACCGGATGGCGAGCATTAACGAGGCGGGCATGACGGTCGTCGAGAGCATCGAGCGACTCACCCGGTCGGACCTCGACCGGCTCACGCCGGAGGTGCAGCGCGCGTGGCGGGACATTCAGTGGGGAGCGGACGCCTCGACGGCGCTGGAGCGACTCCGGGATCGCACCGGGTCGCCGATGGTGTCGCGGTCGGTCGCGCTGATCACGAACGCGATCGCCGCCAGCGGCGAGGTCGCGCCCGTTCTCGAGATCGCCGCCGACGAGGCGCGCGCGACCAGACTGCTTCGCAAGGAGCGCCGGCAGGTGATGATCACGTACCTGATGGTGATCTACATCTCCTTCGCGGTGTTCATCGGCATCATCGCGGCGCTGACCGTGGCGTTCATCCCGGCGATCGAGGGGGCACAGCTCTCGGGCGCGACCGGGGGGATCAGCAGCCCGGTCGGAGGGTCGGTCTCCACCGGCGGGATCGGCGACCTGGGCGGCGTCAACATCGACCAGTACATCGTGTTGTTCTATCACGCCGCCGCGATCCAGGGCGTCTGTTCGGGGCTCATCGCGGGCCAACTCGGCGAGGGGAGCGTCAGCGACGGGGTGAAACACGCCGCAGTCATGCTGTTGGCCGCGTACATCACGTTCGTCTTCATCGGATGA
- a CDS encoding uracil-DNA glycosylase family protein translates to MKNVTDRVSNPFGMTPDCERFVPGYGDANADFHVAGDHPGVHGGVETGVPFTGSDAGDRLLGALVRAGLLDAAGHEPDVASTFLSYLHMCVAEGDRLGEDGDPTPASYDDMERFFDAELRAIAAHVLLPVGARTTRHVLANYTARIADTEVDMDALHGTEIRGSGWLVVPIKDPAEWVDGDADRLVAGLDTLQSTDYRRESDLGRFIAGSDPYLVR, encoded by the coding sequence GTGAAGAACGTCACCGACCGCGTCTCGAATCCCTTCGGAATGACCCCCGACTGTGAGCGGTTCGTCCCCGGCTACGGCGACGCCAACGCCGACTTCCACGTCGCGGGCGACCACCCGGGGGTCCACGGGGGAGTCGAGACCGGCGTGCCGTTCACCGGCTCCGACGCCGGCGACCGCTTGCTCGGGGCGCTCGTCCGGGCGGGACTCCTCGACGCCGCCGGCCACGAACCGGACGTGGCGTCCACCTTCCTCTCGTACCTCCACATGTGCGTCGCCGAGGGCGACCGACTGGGCGAGGACGGTGACCCGACGCCGGCCTCCTACGACGACATGGAGCGCTTCTTCGACGCCGAACTCCGCGCCATCGCCGCCCACGTCCTTCTCCCGGTCGGCGCGCGGACCACCCGTCACGTCCTGGCGAACTACACCGCGCGCATCGCCGACACCGAGGTCGACATGGACGCCCTCCACGGGACGGAGATCCGCGGCTCCGGCTGGCTCGTGGTTCCGATCAAGGACCCCGCCGAGTGGGTCGACGGCGACGCCGACCGCCTCGTCGCCGGCCTCGACACGCTCCAGTCGACGGACTACCGTCGGGAGTCCGACCTCGGCCGTTTCATCGCCGGGTCAGACCCGTATCTGGTCCGGTAG
- a CDS encoding PAS domain-containing sensor histidine kinase, with amino-acid sequence MGDRAGVGDGVTVGDGGTTDPAERARSVALAELDDGVVILDDDGTVVDCNVAAATALGTDREDVVGRSLAAVDSELAEIVGETDPEAATDPAEPADIGTPTEDPTDDANPSTDGPQYVRRMEGGDRHYEVRVSAVDRDAPAGRIVTLRDVTRRHRHRRRLSVLNRVIRHDLRNEMNVVLGYAEILEEEIGRLDGHGRDARVGEERDEGYDRRSESDGDGTGPRAAVERITEAAESMLELSGQVREVEATLDARVSGNARLDVAALVRVHAESLRRNEPAATITLEAPEEAWVSASDLIDAAVENVLSNAIEHSHRTEPRVDIAVREADDRVEVVVADDGPGIPEQDLETFRADAETQITHSSGFGLWLVVWLVEESGGDVAFDVTESGTTVTLRLPAAEPPE; translated from the coding sequence GTGGGCGACAGAGCGGGCGTGGGAGACGGCGTGACCGTGGGAGACGGCGGGACCACAGATCCCGCAGAACGGGCCCGCAGCGTCGCGCTCGCGGAACTCGATGACGGGGTCGTGATCCTCGACGACGACGGAACCGTCGTCGACTGCAACGTCGCGGCGGCGACCGCGCTCGGGACCGACCGTGAAGATGTCGTGGGCCGATCGCTCGCGGCTGTCGACTCCGAACTCGCGGAGATCGTCGGCGAGACCGACCCCGAAGCGGCGACGGATCCCGCGGAGCCGGCGGACATCGGAACCCCGACCGAGGATCCGACGGACGACGCGAACCCGTCGACAGACGGACCGCAGTACGTCAGACGGATGGAGGGTGGCGACAGGCACTACGAGGTCCGGGTGTCGGCGGTCGACCGCGACGCGCCCGCCGGGCGGATCGTGACGCTCCGCGACGTGACCCGTCGACACCGTCACCGCCGCCGGCTGAGCGTCCTCAACCGGGTGATCAGACACGACCTCCGTAACGAGATGAACGTCGTGTTGGGATACGCCGAGATCCTCGAGGAGGAGATCGGAAGGCTGGACGGACACGGACGCGACGCCCGCGTCGGCGAGGAGCGCGACGAGGGATACGACCGGAGGAGCGAGAGCGACGGCGACGGAACCGGTCCTCGGGCGGCGGTCGAGCGGATCACCGAGGCGGCAGAGTCGATGCTCGAGTTGTCAGGGCAGGTCCGCGAGGTGGAGGCGACGCTCGACGCACGGGTGTCCGGGAACGCCCGCCTGGACGTGGCGGCGCTCGTTCGCGTGCACGCCGAGTCCCTGCGCCGTAACGAGCCGGCGGCGACGATCACGCTCGAGGCTCCGGAGGAGGCGTGGGTCAGCGCCAGCGACCTGATCGACGCGGCCGTCGAGAACGTCCTGTCGAACGCTATCGAGCACAGCCACCGCACGGAACCGCGGGTGGACATCGCCGTCCGCGAGGCCGACGACCGCGTCGAGGTCGTCGTCGCCGACGACGGGCCCGGGATCCCCGAGCAGGACCTGGAGACGTTCCGCGCCGACGCGGAGACGCAGATCACGCACTCCTCAGGGTTCGGACTGTGGCTCGTCGTGTGGCTCGTCGAGGAGTCCGGCGGCGACGTGGCCTTCGACGTGACCGAGTCGGGGACGACGGTGACGCTCAGGCTCCCCGCCGCCGAGCCTCCGGAGTGA
- a CDS encoding NAD(P)/FAD-dependent oxidoreductase, whose translation MTTDGEFDFDVTVVGGGPAGLTSALYATRLGLDTLVVNRGGGRAAMMRDTHNVIGVTEETSGNEFLQTAQEQVQSYGGEYRRGFVEDVEALGAAVAASDAGSDDAPTGFRVDTADEELTTRRVVLATGFSDERPDPPLPRTGMGLHYCLHCDAYMFVDEPVYVMGAGDSAAYVAMIMLNFTDEVDVLLRDEEPEWSDDTAEMLENHPVDVIREEITGMEKDDDGWLESFEFEDGTVREYKGGFPMYGSDYHAELAGGLGLEREDSGEVAVDDHGRTSVDGVYAVGDLTPGHNQIPVAMGEGAKCGIAIHMDLRAFPRSTDEIEELGPVSESEVPAISPELMATAVTHEGHAAGAREGVDGIESEASADD comes from the coding sequence ATGACTACTGACGGTGAGTTCGATTTCGACGTGACGGTCGTGGGCGGCGGTCCCGCCGGGCTGACGAGCGCGCTGTATGCGACCCGATTGGGGCTGGACACGCTCGTCGTGAACCGCGGCGGCGGCCGGGCGGCGATGATGCGCGACACCCACAACGTCATCGGCGTCACCGAGGAGACCTCCGGCAACGAGTTCCTCCAGACGGCACAAGAGCAGGTGCAAAGCTACGGCGGGGAGTACCGCCGCGGCTTCGTCGAGGACGTCGAGGCGCTCGGAGCCGCCGTCGCCGCCTCCGACGCCGGCAGCGACGACGCGCCGACGGGCTTCCGCGTCGACACCGCCGACGAAGAACTGACGACCCGCCGGGTCGTCCTCGCGACGGGATTCTCGGACGAACGGCCGGACCCGCCGCTCCCGCGGACGGGGATGGGCCTGCACTACTGCCTGCATTGCGACGCGTACATGTTCGTCGACGAGCCGGTGTACGTGATGGGCGCGGGCGACTCGGCGGCGTACGTCGCGATGATCATGCTGAACTTCACCGACGAGGTGGACGTCCTCCTCCGCGACGAGGAGCCGGAGTGGTCCGACGACACCGCCGAGATGCTGGAGAACCACCCGGTCGACGTGATCCGCGAGGAGATCACCGGGATGGAGAAGGACGACGACGGGTGGTTGGAAAGCTTCGAATTCGAGGACGGCACCGTCCGCGAGTACAAGGGGGGATTCCCGATGTACGGCTCGGACTACCACGCCGAACTCGCCGGCGGACTCGGGCTGGAGCGCGAGGACTCCGGGGAGGTCGCCGTCGACGACCACGGCCGGACCTCCGTCGACGGCGTGTACGCCGTCGGCGACCTGACGCCCGGTCACAACCAGATTCCGGTCGCGATGGGCGAGGGCGCAAAGTGCGGCATCGCGATCCACATGGACCTGCGGGCGTTCCCGCGCTCGACCGACGAGATCGAGGAACTCGGCCCGGTGTCGGAGTCGGAGGTTCCGGCAATCTCCCCCGAGCTGATGGCCACCGCCGTCACCCACGAGGGCCACGCCGCGGGGGCGCGCGAGGGAGTCGACGGTATCGAGAGCGAGGCGTCCGCCGACGACTGA
- a CDS encoding MBL fold metallo-hydrolase has translation MKRIRLTNTVFEGLNNVYVLDGSEKDETGELVLVDAGVATSAVRDDLAAGLNEFGYAVGDVDRVLLTHWHYDHAGLAGAIQAESGATVHAHEADAPLVSGDEDSLSEMRDLQAAAFREWGMPDDTREQLVAYMDDHADLSGEPCDVTPFADSDAVAVNDRTLEAVHLPGHAAGLTAFHDPATDGAFVGDAILPKYTPNVGGADVRVEDPLASYVDSLTRLIDLDPAVAWPGHRDRIDDPAGRAATILRHHVERTENVVDVLADRGPSTPWEVSAALFGDLHGIHVLHGPGEAFAHLEHLASAGVVERDDDAYALTEPADGVAVDALFPESGIDRVVEWEESET, from the coding sequence ATGAAGCGGATCCGTCTCACTAACACCGTCTTCGAGGGCCTCAACAACGTCTACGTGCTCGACGGCTCCGAGAAGGACGAGACCGGCGAGCTCGTCCTGGTCGACGCCGGCGTCGCCACGTCGGCGGTCCGCGACGACCTCGCGGCGGGGCTGAACGAGTTCGGCTACGCCGTCGGCGACGTCGACAGGGTGCTCTTGACCCACTGGCACTACGACCACGCCGGCCTCGCCGGCGCGATCCAGGCCGAGTCCGGTGCGACGGTTCACGCCCACGAGGCCGACGCTCCGCTGGTGTCCGGCGACGAGGACAGCCTGTCTGAGATGCGCGACCTCCAAGCGGCGGCGTTTCGCGAGTGGGGGATGCCGGACGACACTCGCGAGCAACTGGTGGCGTACATGGACGACCACGCGGATCTCTCTGGCGAGCCCTGCGACGTGACGCCGTTCGCCGACAGCGACGCCGTCGCGGTCAACGACCGGACTCTCGAGGCGGTCCACCTCCCGGGCCACGCCGCCGGGCTGACCGCGTTTCACGACCCCGCGACCGACGGGGCGTTCGTCGGCGACGCCATTCTCCCGAAGTACACTCCGAACGTCGGCGGTGCGGACGTGCGCGTCGAGGATCCGCTCGCCAGCTACGTCGACAGTCTCACGCGGCTGATCGACCTCGATCCGGCCGTCGCGTGGCCGGGCCACCGCGACCGCATCGACGACCCGGCGGGTCGCGCGGCGACGATCCTCCGACACCACGTCGAGCGGACCGAGAACGTCGTCGACGTGCTCGCCGACCGGGGTCCGTCGACGCCGTGGGAGGTCAGCGCCGCGCTGTTCGGCGACCTCCACGGCATCCACGTGCTCCACGGTCCCGGCGAGGCGTTCGCCCACCTCGAACACCTCGCCAGCGCGGGCGTGGTCGAGCGTGACGACGACGCCTACGCGCTGACCGAACCCGCCGACGGGGTTGCCGTCGACGCGCTGTTCCCGGAGTCGGGGATCGACCGCGTCGTCGAGTGGGAGGAATCGGAGACGTGA
- the hisF gene encoding imidazole glycerol phosphate synthase subunit HisF, which produces MTLTKRIIPCIDVDIDDEGDAAVYTGVNFEDLKYSGDPVEMAKKYNETGADEFVFLDITASAEGRETMLDTVSAVADECFIPLTVGGGIRTKADIKETLRAGADKVSINSGAIANPDLITDGADAFGSQCIVISVDARRRFDDEGDHYVEVERDGETVECWFECTIKGGREGTDMDVVTWAKEAEERGAGELFVNSIDADGTKDGYDIPLTRAVCDAVSTPVIASSGCGGPEDMEEVFLEANADAGLAASIFHFDEYGIDEVKRYLDERGVPVRL; this is translated from the coding sequence ATGACTCTCACGAAACGGATCATCCCCTGTATCGACGTCGACATCGATGACGAGGGGGACGCCGCCGTCTACACCGGGGTCAACTTCGAGGACCTCAAGTACTCCGGTGACCCCGTCGAGATGGCGAAGAAGTACAACGAGACCGGGGCAGACGAGTTCGTCTTCCTCGACATCACGGCCAGCGCCGAGGGGCGCGAGACGATGCTGGACACCGTATCCGCGGTCGCCGACGAGTGTTTCATTCCCCTGACGGTCGGCGGCGGCATCCGCACGAAGGCCGACATCAAGGAGACGCTCCGGGCCGGCGCGGACAAGGTGTCGATCAACTCCGGGGCCATCGCGAACCCGGACCTGATCACCGACGGAGCGGACGCCTTCGGCAGCCAGTGCATCGTCATTTCGGTCGACGCGCGCCGCCGCTTCGACGACGAGGGCGACCACTACGTCGAGGTGGAGCGCGACGGCGAAACCGTCGAGTGCTGGTTCGAGTGCACGATCAAGGGCGGGCGAGAGGGAACCGATATGGACGTGGTGACGTGGGCGAAGGAGGCCGAGGAACGCGGCGCTGGCGAGCTGTTCGTCAACTCCATCGACGCCGACGGCACCAAGGACGGCTACGACATCCCCCTCACGAGGGCCGTCTGCGACGCCGTCTCGACGCCCGTCATCGCCTCCTCCGGTTGCGGGGGCCCCGAGGACATGGAGGAGGTGTTCCTCGAGGCGAACGCGGACGCCGGCCTCGCGGCCAGCATCTTCCACTTCGACGAGTACGGAATCGACGAGGTGAAGCGCTATCTCGACGAGCGCGGCGTTCCCGTGCGACTCTGA
- a CDS encoding type II/IV secretion system ATPase subunit: MSGDTVEPRSGESRLDALRRQVSRTIEVLRGTDIDVRPFRPGEDGPLAGFDPDPDHEEIDRYWVNAPYAYIVVTYDTVEDKHLYNVVEPELDDFELSLLQRIVDDIRDPLLYSGDVERADEDTLRRELEALLEQYGVDADMSTYHTLLYYLRRDFRGFGKVDALLSDRHIEDISCDGYDLPLFVYHDDYTDIETNVVFGEEELDNYVIRLAQQSGRHISVGDPIVETTLPDGSRAELALGEEVTPRGSAFTIRQYAEEPFTPIDLIDYGTFSIEQMAYFWLCIEHNKSLIFAGGTASGKTTSMNAVSMFIPPRSKVLTIEDTRELSLYHDNWLSSVTRERTGEGEDIDMYDLLRSALRHRPEYIIVGEVRGEEALTLFQAMNTGHTTFSTMHADSIETVINRLENEPINVPRAMVRSLDMLSVQTLTRFGGDRVRRAKTVGEIGDIDQRTGELDYSSVFSWDAESDSFRRNDSVLLDEIQAERGWSRSELLSEMRDRRRFLTHLRDQGVTDYRRFTALVNEYYADSDRVMDRIEAAEDADETVEADEALVDAGGASVETEDESTGDDGGG, translated from the coding sequence ATGTCCGGGGACACCGTCGAGCCGAGGTCGGGTGAGAGTCGCCTCGACGCGCTCCGTCGGCAAGTCTCGCGGACGATCGAGGTGCTTCGCGGCACCGACATCGACGTGCGCCCGTTTCGCCCCGGAGAGGACGGCCCGCTCGCGGGGTTCGATCCCGATCCGGACCACGAGGAGATCGACCGCTACTGGGTGAACGCCCCGTACGCGTACATCGTCGTCACCTACGATACCGTCGAGGACAAACACCTGTACAACGTCGTCGAGCCCGAACTCGACGACTTCGAGTTGTCGCTGCTCCAGCGCATCGTCGACGACATCCGCGACCCGCTCCTCTACAGCGGCGACGTGGAGCGCGCCGACGAGGACACCCTCCGCCGGGAGCTGGAGGCGCTGCTCGAACAGTACGGCGTCGACGCGGACATGTCGACGTATCACACGCTGCTATACTACCTGCGGCGCGATTTCCGCGGCTTCGGCAAGGTCGACGCGCTGCTGTCGGACCGTCACATCGAGGACATCTCCTGTGACGGCTACGACCTCCCGCTGTTCGTCTATCACGACGACTACACCGACATCGAGACGAACGTCGTCTTCGGGGAGGAGGAGCTCGACAACTACGTCATCAGGCTGGCCCAGCAGTCCGGCCGGCACATCTCCGTCGGCGACCCCATCGTCGAGACGACGCTTCCGGACGGCTCCCGGGCGGAACTCGCGCTCGGCGAGGAGGTGACGCCGCGGGGGTCGGCGTTCACCATCCGGCAGTACGCCGAGGAGCCGTTCACGCCGATCGACCTGATCGACTACGGGACGTTCTCGATCGAGCAGATGGCGTACTTCTGGCTCTGTATCGAGCACAACAAGAGCCTCATTTTCGCCGGCGGCACGGCCTCGGGGAAGACCACCTCGATGAACGCCGTCTCGATGTTCATCCCCCCGCGCTCGAAGGTGCTCACGATCGAGGACACCCGCGAGCTGTCGCTGTATCACGACAACTGGCTCTCGTCGGTCACCCGGGAGCGGACGGGAGAGGGCGAGGACATCGACATGTACGACCTCCTGCGCTCGGCGCTGCGACACCGGCCGGAGTACATCATCGTCGGCGAGGTGCGCGGCGAGGAGGCGCTCACCCTGTTCCAGGCGATGAACACGGGCCACACCACCTTCTCGACGATGCACGCCGACTCCATCGAGACGGTGATCAACCGCCTGGAGAACGAGCCGATCAACGTCCCGCGGGCGATGGTGCGCTCGCTCGACATGCTGTCGGTGCAGACGCTCACCCGCTTCGGGGGCGACCGGGTTCGGCGCGCGAAGACCGTCGGCGAGATCGGCGACATCGACCAACGGACCGGGGAGTTGGACTACTCGTCGGTGTTCAGTTGGGACGCCGAATCGGACAGCTTCCGGCGGAACGACTCGGTCCTCCTCGACGAGATCCAGGCCGAGCGCGGGTGGAGCCGGAGCGAACTGCTCTCGGAGATGCGTGACCGGCGGCGCTTCCTCACCCACCTGCGCGACCAGGGCGTGACCGACTACCGCCGGTTCACGGCGCTGGTCAACGAGTACTACGCCGACTCGGACCGCGTGATGGACCGGATCGAGGCGGCCGAGGACGCCGACGAGACTGTCGAGGCGGACGAGGCGCTCGTCGATGCGGGGGGCGCATCCGTCGAAACCGAAGACGAGTCGACCGGGGACGACGGCGGGGGCTGA
- a CDS encoding DNA-directed RNA polymerase subunit L, whose product MELRVIDKTDEELRIEVAGEDHTFMNVLKGQLLEADGVVAATYDMNPEQSGGQTEPILSIKTEEGLDPLDALSEAADGISGRLETLYGDVEAAFDEADAAA is encoded by the coding sequence ATGGAACTTCGCGTCATCGACAAGACCGACGAGGAACTCCGCATCGAGGTCGCGGGCGAGGACCACACCTTCATGAACGTGCTGAAGGGGCAACTCCTCGAGGCCGACGGCGTCGTCGCGGCGACCTACGACATGAACCCCGAGCAGTCCGGCGGTCAGACCGAGCCGATCCTCTCGATCAAGACCGAGGAGGGACTCGACCCGCTCGACGCGCTCTCGGAGGCCGCCGACGGTATCTCCGGCCGGCTCGAAACGCTGTACGGCGACGTCGAGGCCGCGTTCGACGAGGCCGACGCCGCGGCCTGA
- a CDS encoding class I SAM-dependent methyltransferase — protein MTGDAEADGDTIEAGDTDGTDGESRAGDVAATYDRIAEHFSKTREYAWPEVSSFLDARTGRLGLDVGCGNGRHSGPLADRVDRVVGVDASVALLREARDRAARRGYADRVSFLPGDAARVPIRTDAVDLAVYVAAVHHLRPRERRVASLAEVARVLTTDGRAVVSAWSTAHDRFDADADAATGFDTEVDWTLPGGKTVPRFYHIYAPREFEADLASAGLETVESFVSSGNCYAVVAPE, from the coding sequence ATGACCGGCGACGCAGAGGCCGACGGCGACACGATCGAAGCGGGCGATACCGACGGCACCGACGGCGAGAGCCGCGCCGGCGACGTGGCGGCGACGTACGACCGCATCGCCGAGCACTTCTCGAAGACCCGCGAGTACGCCTGGCCGGAGGTGTCCTCGTTTCTCGACGCTCGCACCGGGAGGCTCGGACTCGACGTCGGATGTGGAAACGGTCGACACAGCGGGCCGCTCGCCGACCGCGTCGATCGGGTCGTCGGCGTCGACGCGAGCGTCGCCCTCCTCCGGGAGGCTCGCGACCGGGCCGCGCGCCGCGGGTACGCGGATCGAGTCTCGTTTCTCCCCGGGGACGCCGCGCGGGTGCCGATTCGCACGGACGCTGTGGACCTCGCGGTGTACGTCGCGGCGGTGCATCACCTCCGACCGCGCGAGCGTCGCGTGGCGTCGCTCGCGGAGGTCGCCCGCGTGCTCACCACCGACGGCCGCGCGGTCGTGAGCGCGTGGAGCACGGCCCACGACCGGTTCGACGCCGACGCGGACGCGGCGACGGGGTTCGACACCGAGGTCGACTGGACGCTCCCGGGCGGAAAGACTGTCCCGCGATTCTACCACATCTACGCCCCCCGCGAGTTCGAGGCGGACCTGGCGAGCGCCGGACTCGAGACCGTCGAGTCGTTCGTCTCCAGCGGGAACTGCTACGCCGTCGTCGCGCCCGAGTGA
- a CDS encoding DUF5793 family protein translates to MRRDHFELKVDNIDWVDDEGDPEKPTVSIDFHGPEDTLRERLTGTDDELLSAGETDVAFRLRSDHERDPDAEGVVGVTNRITGDFVLELNERADDVLRFIRAAREYGRADDGDGSYRVDIELDGEPLVTYEKETFLVYDANGNLLRRESLIPSGVEL, encoded by the coding sequence ATGAGGCGCGATCACTTCGAGCTGAAGGTCGACAACATCGACTGGGTCGACGACGAGGGCGACCCGGAAAAACCGACCGTCTCCATCGACTTCCACGGCCCCGAGGACACGCTTCGCGAGCGGCTCACGGGCACGGACGACGAACTCCTCTCGGCCGGCGAGACCGACGTGGCGTTCCGCCTGCGCTCGGATCACGAACGCGACCCCGACGCCGAGGGCGTCGTCGGCGTCACCAACCGGATCACCGGCGACTTCGTGCTCGAACTCAACGAGCGCGCCGACGACGTGCTCCGATTTATCCGCGCGGCCCGCGAGTACGGCCGCGCCGACGACGGCGACGGCAGCTACCGCGTCGACATCGAACTCGACGGGGAACCGCTCGTCACCTACGAGAAGGAGACGTTCCTCGTGTACGACGCGAACGGAAACCTCCTGCGCCGCGAGAGCCTCATCCCCTCCGGCGTCGAACTGTAG